One window of the Chanodichthys erythropterus isolate Z2021 chromosome 2, ASM2448905v1, whole genome shotgun sequence genome contains the following:
- the vars1 gene encoding valine--tRNA ligase has translation MDTLYISSHPEDFRSLLPLIAAEFCRSPPRKVHEDPPAEVARSRPALVLEGGSVLTGANAVSWYLAAAGKRTGSDKKQESQVWQWLSFAENELTPVACAVAFPLLGIMGVDKKLQQSSRAELLRVLKALDETLAPRTFLVGEGVTLADMAVAMAALLPFKYALEPADRKSLVNVTRWFNTCVNQPQFLKVLGKISLCEKMVPVTTKPSAAASATSTAASDAATPDSTPGNGPPKTEAQLKKEAKKREKMEKFQQKKEMEEKKKMQPQTEKKAKPEKKELGVITYNIPTPSGEKKDVLSPLPDSYSPQYVEAAWYSWWEKQGFFKPEYGRKNVSEPNPRGVFMMCIPPPNVTGSLHLGHALTNAIQDCLTRWHRMRGETTLWNPGCDHAGIATQVVVEKKLMRERQMSRHDLGREKFIQEVWKWKNEKGDRIYHQLKKLGSSLDWNRACFTMDTKLSYAVQEAFIRMHEEGVIYRSKRLVNWSCTLNSAISDIEVDKKELTGRTLLPVPGYKEKVEFGVLVSFSYKIEGSDEEVVVATTRIETMLGDTAVAVHPNDPRYQHLKGKMVVHPFCDRKMPIVFDDFVDMSFGTGAVKITPAHDHNDYEVGERHKLPFINILDENGLLINVPPPYLGMKRFEARKTVLQALKDRGQFKEVKDNPMVVPVCSRSKDIVEPLLKPQWYVDCREMGKQAADVVRNGELKIIPDHHLKTWFNWMDNIRDWCISRQLWWGHRIPAYFVTVNDPSVKPGEDMDGHYWVSGRSEEEAREKAAKRFNVTADKISLRQDEDVLDTWFSSGIFPFSIFGWPNESEDLRVFYPGTLLETGHDILFFWVARMVMMGLKLTGKLPFKEVYLHAVVRDAHGRKMSKSLGNVIDPLDVITGISLEGLHAQLTDSNLDPLEIEKAKQGQKSDYPSGIPECGTDALRFALCAYTSQGRDINLDVNRILGYRHFCNKLWNAVKFAMRTLGEGFVPCVKAQLCGSESVSDRWILSRLSAAVALCDNGFQAYDFPTITTAIYNFWLYELCDVYLESVKPVLSRTDSEGQKQADICRQTLYTCLEVGLRLLSPIMPFVSEELFQRLPRRRPQDSPASICVTPYPETSEFCWHSEEVDRQMEFVMSVVRTIRSLRADYNLTKTRADCYLQCVDSDTAALVQTYNLQIQTLSYSQTIHPVVGGDNTIPQGCAVAIASDKCTVHLMLKGLIDLEKEVTKLTAKKGELEKQMEKLKEKIAKNDYKEKVPVKVQEADAEKLRQNEAELQKVKEAIENFRKMM, from the exons ATGGACACTCTTTACATCTCTTCCCACCCTGAGGACTTCAGGAGTTTGTTGCCCTTGATCGCTGCTGAATTCTGTCGATCTCCTCCACGAAAAGTCCACGAGGACCCTCCGGCTGAGGTGGCCAGGTCTCGTCCTGCACTGGTCTTAGAGGGCGGCTCGGTGCTCACCGGTGCCAATGCTGTGAGCTGGTACCTGGCAGCAGCGGGCAAACGGACAGGCAGCGATAAGAAGCAGGAAAGTCAGGTGTGGCAATGGCTGAGCTTTGCTGAGAACGAGCTGACGCCAGTGGCCTGCGCTGTTGCATTCCCTCTGCTGGGGATCATGGGAGTTGATAAGAAG CTTCAGCAGAGTTCCAGAGCAGAGCTGCTGCGTGTTCTCAAagctctagatgagactctagCACCGCGGACATTCCTGGTAGGAGAGGGCGTGACTCTGGCGGATATGGCTGTTGCTATGGCAGCACTGCTGCCGTTCAAATAT gcATTGGAGCCTGCAGACAGGAAGTCACTGGTGAATGTAACCAGATGGTTTAATACCTGTGTGAACCAGCCACAATTCCTGAAAGTGTTGGGTAAAATCTCACTGTGTGAGAAAATGGTGCCTGTGACCACCAAACCCAGCGCTGCCGCCAGTGCCACATCAACTGCTGCTTCTGACGCTGCTACACCAGACAGCACACCTGGTAATG GTCCTCCTAAGACGGAGGCTCAGCTGAAAAAGGAGGCAAAGAAGCGAGAAAAGATGGAGAAGTTTCAACAAAAGAAAGAGatggaggagaagaagaagatgcAGCCTCAGACTGAG AAAAAGGCCAAACCTGAGAAGAAGGAACTGGGTGTGATTACCTACAACATACCCACGCCTTCTGGAGAGAAAAAAG ATGTCTTGAGTCCTCTGCCTGATTCTTACAGTCCTCAGTATGTAGAAGCGGCTTGGTATTCCTGGTGGGAAAAACAAGGATTTTTCAAGCCTGAATATGGG AGAAAGAATGTAAGTGAGCCAAACCCACGTGGCGTGTTCATGATGTGTATTCCTCCACCTAATGTGACCGGATCCCTCCACCTTGGTCACGCTTTGACCAATGCAATTCAGGACTGCCTGACAAGATG GCACAGGATGAGAGGAGAGACCACACTGTGGAATCCCGGCTGTGATCACGCTGGTATCGCCACACAGGTGGTGGTGGAGAAGAAACTGATGAGAGAGCGGCAGATGAGCAGACATGATCTCGGGAGAGAGAAATTCATCCAGGAGGTCTGGAAGTGGAAGAACGA AAAGGGAGATCGCATCTATCACCAGCTGAAGAAGCTGGGCTCCTCTCTGGACTGGAACAGAGCTTGTTTCACCATGGATACT AAACTGTCATATGCAGTCCAGGAGGCATTTATACGTATGCATGAGGAAGGTGTGATCTACAGGAGCAAGAGACTCGTCAACTGGTCCTGTACCCTCAACTCCGCCATCTCTGACATAGAG GTCGATAAAAAGGAGCTGACAGGGCGAACCCTTCTTCCTGTGCCGGGTTATAAGGAGAAGGTCGAGTTTGGAGTGCTGGTGTCCTTCTCTTACAAGATCGAAGGATCAG ATGAGGAGGTGGTAGTGGCCACCACCCGTATTGAGACCATGCTTGGAGACACAGCTGTAGCCGTCCACCCTAATGACCCCAGATATCAG CATCTCAAAGGAAAGATGGTCGTTCACCCGTTCTGTGACAGAAAGATGCCCATCGTGTTTGATGACTTTGTTGATATGAGCTTTGGAACAG GTGCTGTGAAGATCACCCCTGCTCATGACCATAATGATTATGAGGTGGGAGAGAGACACAAACTGCCCTTCATCAACATCCTGGATGAAAATGGCCTCCTAATCAATGTTCCTCCTCCATACCTG GGGATGAAGCGCTTTGAGGCAAGGAAAACTGTGCTCCAGGCACTGAAAGATAGAGGGCAGTTTAAGGAGGTTAAAGACAATCCGATGGTGGTGCCCGTCTGCAG CCGTTCTAAGGACATAGTGGAGCCTCTGCTGAAGCCTCAGTGGTACGTGGACTGCAGAGAGATGGGAAAGCAGGCTGCAGATGTCGTCAGAAATGGAGAGCTCAAGATCATCCCTGATCACCACCTCAAAACCTGGTTCAACTGGATGGACAATATCAG GGACTGGTGCATCTCACGACAGTTGTGGTGGGGTCACAGGATACCAGCGTACTTTGTGACTGTGAATGATCCGTCAGTCAAACCAGGCGAG GATATGGACGGACATTATTGGGTCAGCGGTAGATCGGAGGAGGAAGCCAGAGAAAAAGCTGCCAAGCGCTTCAATGTCACCGCAGATAAAATCTCTCTACGCCAGG ATGAGGATGTGTTGGACACTTGGTTCTCCTCAGGGATCTTCCCCTTCTCCATCTTTGGTTGGCCCAATGAG TCAGAGGACCTGAGAGTCTTCTACCCAGGAACGCTGTTAGAGACGGGCCATGATATCCTGTTCTTCTGGGTGGCTCGTATGGTCATGATGGGTCTCAAACTTACTGGAAAACTACCTTTCAAAGAG GTGTACCTGCATGCAGTGGTACGAGACGCTCATGGCAGGAAAATGAGCAAGTCTCTCGGTAATGTCATCGACCCTCTGGACGTCATCACTGGCATTTCACTGGAG ggtcTTCACGCTCAACTAACAGACAGTAATCTAGACCCTCTGGAGATTGAGAAGGCCAAACAGGGACAG AAATCTGACTATCCCAGTGGAATTCCAGAATGCGGGACTGACGCGCTCAGATTTGCTCTATGTGCTTATACCAGTcaag GCAGAGACATTAATCTGGACGTGAACAGGATTCTGGGATACAGGCATTTCTGTAACAAGCTGTGGAACGCAGTGAAGTTTGCCATGAGGACCTTGGGAGAGGGATTTGTTCCCTGCGTAAAAGCTCAG CTGTGTGGCAGTGAAAGTGTGTCTGATCGCTGGATTCTGTCCCGTCTGAGCGCAGCAGTAGCGCTGTGTGATAACGGATTCCAGGCCTACGATTTCCCGACAATCACCACTGCCATCTACAATTTCTGGCTGTACGAGCTCTGTGATGTTTATTTG GAAAGTgtgaagccagtgttgagcaggaCAGATTCAGAAGGACAAAAACAGGCAGACATCTGCAGACAGACTCTCTACACCTGTCTGGAGGTGGGTCTCCGCCTCCTGTCTCCTATCATGCCTTTTGTTTCTGAAGAGCTCTTCCAGCGGTTGCCAAGGAGACGGCCTCAGGACAGCCCCGCCAGCATCTGTGTCACACCTTATCCAGAAACTTCAGAG TTCTGTTGGCACAGCGAGGAGGTCGACCGTCAGATGGAGTTTGTCATGTCTGTGGTCAGAACCATCCGATCACTCAGGGCCGATTACAACCTGACCAAGACCCGCGCTGACT GTTACCTGCAGTGTGTAGACTCTGATACTGCGGCTCTGGTCCAGACATACAATCTTCAGATCCAGACACTGTCTTACTCTCAGACCATTCACCCAGTGGTTGGAGGCGACAACACTATCCCACAAGGCTGTGCGGTGGCCATCGCCTCAGATAAATGCACTGTTCACCTCATGCTGAAG GGTTTGATTGACTTGGAAAAGGAGGTCACTAAACTGACAGCAAAGAAAGGGGAGCTGGAGAAACAGATGGAAAAGTTGAAGGAAAAGATAGCCAAGAACGACTACAAGGAGAAAGTTCCTGTTAAAGTGCAGGAGGCAGATGCTGAGAAA CTGAGGCAGAATGAAGCAGAACTGCAGAAAGTGAAGGAAGCCATCGAGAACTTCAGAAAGATGATGTAA
- the si:ch73-54f23.2 gene encoding endonuclease domain-containing 1 protein isoform X1 has protein sequence MLFALHRLAVFISAVLFNGVLVWASTNTALDPGFLQCQECFFKGTPPQSLSELGLEQRCHRHLTGRPFASLYNTNCQTTVYTALHLSLNNGWGRGEQSTQDSKEEINGDSHVAIPALYRGTTNMTPSPSNSPLLKWDALTAELIRSSVIPMCSETSGEIYVQIGVGGFNECGGKLLWSAMCCAAPDGDASFSVGLVKEGDLRVLSITALEELIGVTSLFLGGCGEMGRQGEELASLLNEQLNDIKTPDSGAQSEEDIGVHNTQEAVTSESEIEEVTEHVNGEASSYTSSLSSDMDVEESTNETESSGSALIYILSSTIYLLYAPFSPIVNKVTNFPFQVTYVLQEDLAVLASVPGDSYTLVNNLCSGVCSGVSCVLGTLYQTGETSVCTIYSCLSPLASSLILAFQEGFTGMGTLASDALAIVTGTMGNGFRIIRMVLGSVWDQMLDYLCAVSSEMGCQVSTVGSGIGKLTWRSGRGVGHLLNIFVSIVGGVVENTITNVQEAFGGSAEESSESQMPEVLKSEVVSE, from the exons ATGCTGTTTGCTCTGCACAGACTCGCTGTGTTTATCTCTGCAGTGCTCTTCAATGGTGTTTTAGTCTGGGCAAGTACAAACACCGCTCTTGATCCAGGGTTCCTCCAGTGTCAAGAGTGTTTTTTCAAAGGCACACCTCCACAATCACTGTCTGAGCTGGGTTTGGAGCAGAGGTGTCACAGACATCTGACCGGACGGCCTTTTGCATCGCTGTATAACACCAACTGCCAGACCACCGTCTATACGGCCCTTCACCTCAGCCTGAATAATGGATGGGGCAGAGGAGAGCAGAGCACG CAGGATTCCAAAGAAGAAATCAATGGAGATTCCCATGTGGCCATCCCAGCTCTTTACAGAGGAACCACCAATATGACCCCATCACCATCAAACTCCCCTCTCCTGAAATGGGATGCTCTGACAGCAGAGCTGATACGGAGCTCCGTCATACCAATGTGTTCAGAGACGAGTGGGGAAATTTATGTGCAGATTGGTGTGGGCGGGTTTAATGAGTGTGGGGGAAAATTATTGTGGTCAGCAATGTGTTGTGCTGCTCCTGATGGAGATGCTAGTTTCAGTGTTGGGCTAGTGAAGGAGGGGGATCTGAGGGTGCTCAGCATTACGGCATTAGAGGAGTTGATAGGAGTTACAAGCCTGTTTTTGGGAGGTTGTGGTGAAATGGGACGTCAGGGAGAAGAACTTGCGTCGCTCTTGAACGAGCAACTTAATGACATCAAAACACCCGACTCTGGTGCACAAAGTGAAGAAGACATTGGCGTACATAACACTCAGGAAGCAGTAACGTCAGAATCAGAAATTGAGGAAGTGACAGAGCATGTTAATGGCGAAGCCTCAAGCTACACATCTTCCTTGAGCTCAGACATGGATGTTGAGGAGAGCACCAACGAGACAGAGAGCTCAGGGTCTGCTCTAATTTACATTTTGTCTTCCACCATCTATCTCCTTTATGCCCCTTTTTCACCGATCGTAAACAAGGTCACTAACTTTCCCTTCCAGGTCACCTATGTTCTTCAGGAAGATCTGGCCGTTCTGGCCTCGGTGCCTGGTGACAGCTACACTTTGGTCAACAACCTCTGCTCAGGAGTGTGTTCTGGGGTTTCATGTGTGTTGGGCACCTTGTACCAGACAGGAGAAACAAGCGTGTGCACCATTTACTCCTGCCTCAGTCCATTAGCCAGCAGCCTGATCCTGGCATTCCAGGAGGGATTCACAGGGATGGGCACTCTTGCATCGGATGCCTTAGCGATTGTGACGGGAACGATGGGGAATGGTTTTAGGATCATCAGGATGGTTCTCGGGTCAGTCTGGGATCAGATGTTAGATTACCTGTGTGCCGTATCTTCAGAAATGGGCTGTCAGGTGTCAACAGTAGGTAGTGGGATTGGAAAACTTACCTGGAGAAGTGGAAGAGGTGTGGGCCACCTGCTAAACATTTTTGTGTCCATCGTAGGTGGAGTGGTTGAGAATACAATAACCAATGTCCAGGAAGCTTTCGGAGGGAGCGCAGAGGAATCATCTGAATCGCAAATGCCTGAAGTGCTGAAATCTGAAGTGGTCAGTGAATAG
- the si:ch73-54f23.2 gene encoding endonuclease domain-containing 1 protein isoform X2 encodes MLFALHRLAVFISAVLFNGVLVWASTNTALDPGFLQCQECFFKGTPPQSLSELGLEQRCHRHLTGRPFASLYNTNCQTTVYTALHLSLNNGWGRGEQSTDSKEEINGDSHVAIPALYRGTTNMTPSPSNSPLLKWDALTAELIRSSVIPMCSETSGEIYVQIGVGGFNECGGKLLWSAMCCAAPDGDASFSVGLVKEGDLRVLSITALEELIGVTSLFLGGCGEMGRQGEELASLLNEQLNDIKTPDSGAQSEEDIGVHNTQEAVTSESEIEEVTEHVNGEASSYTSSLSSDMDVEESTNETESSGSALIYILSSTIYLLYAPFSPIVNKVTNFPFQVTYVLQEDLAVLASVPGDSYTLVNNLCSGVCSGVSCVLGTLYQTGETSVCTIYSCLSPLASSLILAFQEGFTGMGTLASDALAIVTGTMGNGFRIIRMVLGSVWDQMLDYLCAVSSEMGCQVSTVGSGIGKLTWRSGRGVGHLLNIFVSIVGGVVENTITNVQEAFGGSAEESSESQMPEVLKSEVVSE; translated from the exons ATGCTGTTTGCTCTGCACAGACTCGCTGTGTTTATCTCTGCAGTGCTCTTCAATGGTGTTTTAGTCTGGGCAAGTACAAACACCGCTCTTGATCCAGGGTTCCTCCAGTGTCAAGAGTGTTTTTTCAAAGGCACACCTCCACAATCACTGTCTGAGCTGGGTTTGGAGCAGAGGTGTCACAGACATCTGACCGGACGGCCTTTTGCATCGCTGTATAACACCAACTGCCAGACCACCGTCTATACGGCCCTTCACCTCAGCCTGAATAATGGATGGGGCAGAGGAGAGCAGAGCACG GATTCCAAAGAAGAAATCAATGGAGATTCCCATGTGGCCATCCCAGCTCTTTACAGAGGAACCACCAATATGACCCCATCACCATCAAACTCCCCTCTCCTGAAATGGGATGCTCTGACAGCAGAGCTGATACGGAGCTCCGTCATACCAATGTGTTCAGAGACGAGTGGGGAAATTTATGTGCAGATTGGTGTGGGCGGGTTTAATGAGTGTGGGGGAAAATTATTGTGGTCAGCAATGTGTTGTGCTGCTCCTGATGGAGATGCTAGTTTCAGTGTTGGGCTAGTGAAGGAGGGGGATCTGAGGGTGCTCAGCATTACGGCATTAGAGGAGTTGATAGGAGTTACAAGCCTGTTTTTGGGAGGTTGTGGTGAAATGGGACGTCAGGGAGAAGAACTTGCGTCGCTCTTGAACGAGCAACTTAATGACATCAAAACACCCGACTCTGGTGCACAAAGTGAAGAAGACATTGGCGTACATAACACTCAGGAAGCAGTAACGTCAGAATCAGAAATTGAGGAAGTGACAGAGCATGTTAATGGCGAAGCCTCAAGCTACACATCTTCCTTGAGCTCAGACATGGATGTTGAGGAGAGCACCAACGAGACAGAGAGCTCAGGGTCTGCTCTAATTTACATTTTGTCTTCCACCATCTATCTCCTTTATGCCCCTTTTTCACCGATCGTAAACAAGGTCACTAACTTTCCCTTCCAGGTCACCTATGTTCTTCAGGAAGATCTGGCCGTTCTGGCCTCGGTGCCTGGTGACAGCTACACTTTGGTCAACAACCTCTGCTCAGGAGTGTGTTCTGGGGTTTCATGTGTGTTGGGCACCTTGTACCAGACAGGAGAAACAAGCGTGTGCACCATTTACTCCTGCCTCAGTCCATTAGCCAGCAGCCTGATCCTGGCATTCCAGGAGGGATTCACAGGGATGGGCACTCTTGCATCGGATGCCTTAGCGATTGTGACGGGAACGATGGGGAATGGTTTTAGGATCATCAGGATGGTTCTCGGGTCAGTCTGGGATCAGATGTTAGATTACCTGTGTGCCGTATCTTCAGAAATGGGCTGTCAGGTGTCAACAGTAGGTAGTGGGATTGGAAAACTTACCTGGAGAAGTGGAAGAGGTGTGGGCCACCTGCTAAACATTTTTGTGTCCATCGTAGGTGGAGTGGTTGAGAATACAATAACCAATGTCCAGGAAGCTTTCGGAGGGAGCGCAGAGGAATCATCTGAATCGCAAATGCCTGAAGTGCTGAAATCTGAAGTGGTCAGTGAATAG
- the si:ch73-54f23.2 gene encoding endonuclease domain-containing 1 protein isoform X3: MLFALHRLAVFISAVLFNGVLVWASTNTALDPGFLQCQECFFKGTPPQSLSELGLEQRCHRHLTGRPFASLYNTNCQTTVYTALHLSLNNGWGRGEQSTQDSKEEINGDSHVAIPALYRGTTNMTPSPSNSPLLKWDALTAELIRSSVIPMCSETSGEIYVQIGVGGFNECGGKLLWSAMCCAAPDGDASFSVGLVKEGDLRVLSITALEELIGVTSLFLGGCGEMGRQGEELASLLNEQLNDIKTPDSGAQSEEDIGVHNTQEAVTSESEIEEVTEHVNGEASSYTSSLSSDMDVEESTNETESSGSALIYILSSTIYLLYAPFSPIVNKVTNFPFQVTYVLQEDLAVLASVPGDSYTLVNNLCSGVCSGVSCVLGTLYQTGETSVCTIYSCLSPLASSLILAFQEGFTGMGTLASDALAIVTGTMGNGFRIIRMVLGSVWDQMLDYLCAVSSEMGCQVSTVEWLRIQ; the protein is encoded by the exons ATGCTGTTTGCTCTGCACAGACTCGCTGTGTTTATCTCTGCAGTGCTCTTCAATGGTGTTTTAGTCTGGGCAAGTACAAACACCGCTCTTGATCCAGGGTTCCTCCAGTGTCAAGAGTGTTTTTTCAAAGGCACACCTCCACAATCACTGTCTGAGCTGGGTTTGGAGCAGAGGTGTCACAGACATCTGACCGGACGGCCTTTTGCATCGCTGTATAACACCAACTGCCAGACCACCGTCTATACGGCCCTTCACCTCAGCCTGAATAATGGATGGGGCAGAGGAGAGCAGAGCACG CAGGATTCCAAAGAAGAAATCAATGGAGATTCCCATGTGGCCATCCCAGCTCTTTACAGAGGAACCACCAATATGACCCCATCACCATCAAACTCCCCTCTCCTGAAATGGGATGCTCTGACAGCAGAGCTGATACGGAGCTCCGTCATACCAATGTGTTCAGAGACGAGTGGGGAAATTTATGTGCAGATTGGTGTGGGCGGGTTTAATGAGTGTGGGGGAAAATTATTGTGGTCAGCAATGTGTTGTGCTGCTCCTGATGGAGATGCTAGTTTCAGTGTTGGGCTAGTGAAGGAGGGGGATCTGAGGGTGCTCAGCATTACGGCATTAGAGGAGTTGATAGGAGTTACAAGCCTGTTTTTGGGAGGTTGTGGTGAAATGGGACGTCAGGGAGAAGAACTTGCGTCGCTCTTGAACGAGCAACTTAATGACATCAAAACACCCGACTCTGGTGCACAAAGTGAAGAAGACATTGGCGTACATAACACTCAGGAAGCAGTAACGTCAGAATCAGAAATTGAGGAAGTGACAGAGCATGTTAATGGCGAAGCCTCAAGCTACACATCTTCCTTGAGCTCAGACATGGATGTTGAGGAGAGCACCAACGAGACAGAGAGCTCAGGGTCTGCTCTAATTTACATTTTGTCTTCCACCATCTATCTCCTTTATGCCCCTTTTTCACCGATCGTAAACAAGGTCACTAACTTTCCCTTCCAGGTCACCTATGTTCTTCAGGAAGATCTGGCCGTTCTGGCCTCGGTGCCTGGTGACAGCTACACTTTGGTCAACAACCTCTGCTCAGGAGTGTGTTCTGGGGTTTCATGTGTGTTGGGCACCTTGTACCAGACAGGAGAAACAAGCGTGTGCACCATTTACTCCTGCCTCAGTCCATTAGCCAGCAGCCTGATCCTGGCATTCCAGGAGGGATTCACAGGGATGGGCACTCTTGCATCGGATGCCTTAGCGATTGTGACGGGAACGATGGGGAATGGTTTTAGGATCATCAGGATGGTTCTCGGGTCAGTCTGGGATCAGATGTTAGATTACCTGTGTGCCGTATCTTCAGAAATGGGCTGTCAGGTGTCAACA GTGGAGTGGTTGAGAATACAATAA
- the ino80e gene encoding INO80 complex subunit E isoform X1: protein MNGQAEVEVDYKRKYKNLKRKLKFLVYEQECFQEELRRAQRKLLKVSRDKSFLLDRLLQYERVDEESSDSDATVSSDSDGEGARERDRDAGKKRRSPGVPPVPSASSPHLSLLSRSGAVPLQSSAPAQYLNTLPFPPEYLAPSAERVKKEKKTKLAKQRKDGSGKVVGPLTSSYPAGGGAAGGASGPFSWVPQQMLSEDAAEEEGDSEGDSDQGEEERGEGDEAELVIDIPNE from the exons ATGAACGGACAAGCTGAAGTAGAGGTGGATTACAAGAGAAAATACAAAAATCTCAAACGCAAATTAAAGTTTCTAGTATAT GAGCAAGAGTGTTTTCAGGAGGAGCTGAGAAGAGCTCAGAGGAAACTATTAAAAGTTTCTAGAGACAAAAG TTTTCTGTTGGACAGGCTGTTGCAGTATGAAAGAGTGGATGAAGAGTCTTCTG aCTCTGATGCCACAGTTTCCTCAGACAGCGATGGAGAGGGagccagagagagagacagggatGCAGGGAAAAA gagGAGAAGTCCTGGAGTTCCTCCCGTCCCGTCGGCCTCATCTCCTCATCTCTCACTCCTGTCCCGCTCTGGTGCGGTTCCTCTCCAGTCATCTGCTCCAGCACAGTACCTCAACACT TTACCCTTCCCTCCTGAGTATTTGGCTCCCTCTGCTGAGCGTgtgaagaaagagaaaaaaacaaaactggccAAACAGAGGAAAGACGGTTCAGGGAAG GTGGTTGGCCCACTCACGTCCAGTTACCCTGCAGGCGGTGGTGCTGCTGGGGGTGCGAGTGGGCCGTTCAGCTGGGTCCCACAGCAGATGCTGAGCGAGGATGCAGCCGAGGAAGAGGGAGACAGCGAGGGAGATAGTGACCAaggagaggaggagagaggAGAGGGTGATGAGGCAGAGCTGGTCATTGACATACCCAATGAGTGA
- the ino80e gene encoding INO80 complex subunit E isoform X2, with product MNGQAEVEVDYKRKYKNLKRKLKFLVYEQECFQEELRRAQRKLLKVSRDKSFLLDRLLQYERVDEESSDSDATVSSDSDGEGARERDRDAGKKRRSPGVPPVPSASSPHLSLLSRSGAVPLQSSAPAQYLNTVVGPLTSSYPAGGGAAGGASGPFSWVPQQMLSEDAAEEEGDSEGDSDQGEEERGEGDEAELVIDIPNE from the exons ATGAACGGACAAGCTGAAGTAGAGGTGGATTACAAGAGAAAATACAAAAATCTCAAACGCAAATTAAAGTTTCTAGTATAT GAGCAAGAGTGTTTTCAGGAGGAGCTGAGAAGAGCTCAGAGGAAACTATTAAAAGTTTCTAGAGACAAAAG TTTTCTGTTGGACAGGCTGTTGCAGTATGAAAGAGTGGATGAAGAGTCTTCTG aCTCTGATGCCACAGTTTCCTCAGACAGCGATGGAGAGGGagccagagagagagacagggatGCAGGGAAAAA gagGAGAAGTCCTGGAGTTCCTCCCGTCCCGTCGGCCTCATCTCCTCATCTCTCACTCCTGTCCCGCTCTGGTGCGGTTCCTCTCCAGTCATCTGCTCCAGCACAGTACCTCAACACT GTGGTTGGCCCACTCACGTCCAGTTACCCTGCAGGCGGTGGTGCTGCTGGGGGTGCGAGTGGGCCGTTCAGCTGGGTCCCACAGCAGATGCTGAGCGAGGATGCAGCCGAGGAAGAGGGAGACAGCGAGGGAGATAGTGACCAaggagaggaggagagaggAGAGGGTGATGAGGCAGAGCTGGTCATTGACATACCCAATGAGTGA
- the si:ch73-54f23.4 gene encoding zinc-binding protein A33, producing MRSQSSVCFVLSRKTGMHTNHMKDTNNNFNNSLLGAQKEKLIQAIKKIKHEIDECYEAEKDAFVDALEVETRFEEIEHEIRAEFQNLHRFLDEEEETDLERVKKERDRRVKILKEREKKIAMQGRDLEKAIERLNCKLREDDSPKLLKEIKELLKRCEVNFIRPAPIETEILSGQFVGPIQYRIWKHMKTSLYPNISTLTFDPETAHPLLTLSAERTSVTFDEDKVLPKENPDERNPKRFHYYYCVMGSEGFTHGRHYWEVEVKGKSAWRVGVARADVHRGEMDSSSTLNGLWTLSLRNGSIMACTHPKPTQVLLYALPIRIGVFLDCDNEEVSFYNAVTMTPLFSFYMGTVLVPLYPFYNPCDTDEGKNCAPLSIFHPSL from the exons ATGAGATCCCAGAGTTCTGTCTGCTTTGTTCTGTCAAGGAAAACTGGAATGCACACAAATCACATGAAGGACACAAACAACAACTTTAACAACTCCCTCCTTGGCGCCCAAAAG gAGAAGCTTATTCAGgcgattaaaaaaattaaacatgaaattgatGAATGTTATGAAGCTGAGAAAGACGCCTTTGTGGACGCACTGGAGGTTGAG ACCAGATTTGAAGAGATAGAGCATGAAATCCGAGCAGAGTTCCAAAACCTCCATCGATTCTTagatgaggaggaggagacgGACCTGGAACGAGTGAAGAAGGAAAGGGACAGACGAGTAAAGATcttaaaagagagagagaaaaagattgCCATGCAGGGTAGAGATCTAGAGAAAGCCATCGAGAGACTGAATTGCAAACTGCGAGAAGATGACAGTCCCAAACTTCTGAAG GAAATCAAAGAGCTTCTGAAAAG ATGTGAGGTGAATTTTATTCGCCCTGCCCCAATAGAAACCGAAATCCTCTCTGGTCAGTTTGTGGGACCCATTCAGTACCGGATCTGGAAACACATGAAAACATCCCTCTACCCAA ACATATCCACGTTGACTTTTGACCCTGAAACAGCACATCCTCTCTTGACCTTATCTGCTGAGAGGACGTCAGTTACTTTCGATGAGGATAAGGTGCTGCCTAAGGAGAACCCAGATGAGAGGAACCCGAAGCGCTTCCACTACTACTATTGCGTGATGGGCTCGGAGGGTTTCACTCATGGCCGTCATTACTGGGAGGTGGAGGTGAAGGGCAAGTCCGCCTGGCGAGTGGGTGTGGCCAGAGCGGACGTGCACCGTGGGGAGATGGACTCTTCCTCCACGTTAAATGGACTGTGGACGCTGTCCCTGAGAAATGGCTCGATCATGGCCTGCACCCACCCAAAGCCCACACAGGTGCTCTTGTACGCCCTCCCCATCCGCATCGGCGTCTTCCTGGACTGTGATAATGAGGAGGTGTCTTTTTACAACGCTGTCACCATGACTCCACTCTTCTCCTTCTACATGGGGACTGTTCTAGTGCCGCTCTATCCATTCTACAACCCATGTGACACAGATGAAGGAAAAAACTGCGCTCCTCTTTCCATCTTCCATCCATCACTCTGA